One window from the genome of Colletotrichum higginsianum IMI 349063 chromosome 12, whole genome shotgun sequence encodes:
- a CDS encoding Glycosyl hydrolase family 92, with protein sequence MHSESKTKKKKKRGQMVLGSFRPGLQSGNYARSIPLQAKITYMGTMFLCLCKLALIAALVTLLTVLVMLLTVFLRAEVTKLDARSSFYNGAVQAGYNSDSVLADAYFKGIRGAINCDDGLLAMLKNGALN encoded by the exons ATGCACTCCGAAAGTAAaacaaaaaagaagaagaaaagaggaCAGATGGTGCTTGGAAGCTTTCGCCCGGGCCTCCAAAGCGGAAACTATGCCAGGTCAATACCTCTTCAGGCCAAGATAA CTTATATGGGGACTATGTTCCTGTGCCTTTGCAAACTGGCACTAATTGCGGCGCTGGTAACATTGCTGACGGTCTTGGTGATGCTCCTGACGGTGTTTCTGAGGGCCGAGGTGACGAAATTGGACGCCCGATCCTCCTTTtacaacggcgccgtccagGCCGGGTACAACAGCGACagcgtcctcgccgacgcctaCTTCAAGGGCATCCGCGGCGCCATCAACTGTGACGACGGTCTCTTGGCCATGCTAAAAAACGGAGCACTCAACTGA